From the Octopus sinensis linkage group LG3, ASM634580v1, whole genome shotgun sequence genome, the window ACCATCTATTGCATTATGTTCAATGAATCAAGTTTTGTCTATTGTATAATGTATCAAGGATCACATTTTAACAAGCTAAAGTGTGATCTGAAGGGGGATATAACTGCTGTTTCTGACAAGTCAAGCAACCGTATACCCACTACTCTTTATCTCGTTTTTGATTATAGTTTCCCTAACATTTTATTCCTACGTTTTTTTTTACGCTTCCTTTTATTTTAGATACTGTACTTCCAATTTGTTTAAAtgtcaaatattaatatttatcaaatgagaaaaacaaattaatacaATTTTATTTCTTCGTTATTTTAAGACGTACCATgattaatttgcatatttaaaataatcagcatacaaatagatagatagatagatagatagatatggagatgTGTAAAAgcgtatgtgttcgtgtatttgtATTCGTCCCTACTAAGGGTACAAAACCGGAGTTCTGTTGCTCATGCCCACgttctgcaaaagaaaccgatagaataaataccagacttgaaaaaataTGTACTGTGTGGACTGAGGGCCCTTGGGAAACTAAATCCTTCACGGCGTTATAACGTTTTGTTTCAACGTTTAACACATAAAACATTTGAATTTGAATTCCAGAAGATTCATTTCATTTGACATAAATTTTTGAATGCATTCGTCTCATTGGCATTTTGTATGgcttttattctatatttaaatatactggcgtgagggcgcgtggcttagtggttagggcattcggctcatgatcgtaaggttgtgagttcgattcccagcgacgcgttgtgtccctgagcaagacactttatttcacgttgctccagtccactcagctggcaaaaatgagttgtacttgtatttcaaagggtcagccttgtcactctctgtgtcacgctgattttccccgagaactacgttaagggtacacgtgtctgtggaatgctcagccatttgcacgttaatttcacgagcaagctgttccgttgatcgtatcagctgggaccctcgtcgtcgtaaccggcggagtcttttaaataTACTGGCACAATAGAAACGATCGTCGGCAATGTACGGTGTAATCACCAATTCACGATGCGATATTATCCATTCTTGTCcatgttgttatgtgtgtgtgtattcagatcCCTTTCCTTTATACTGATCAAATGAATGTCTAATGACTTGCTtaagaaactcagagtaaaatATACAACCTAGAGTAACATACATAAGAATTGGTATTACTTTAAATACGCATGcgtatataattctttctaatttgccCACGAGACCAGCAATCTTGAGGAATAAAGATTAATTGGATATATCGACCTCAGTCATCTTACCTGGTAATTATTTTGTGGACCCCGAAAGTTTCAAAATGAAAGCGGCGTTCGAAATTAGAACGTAAgcaaccagaagaaatgctgataaatatttttcccggcgtgctagcgattctgccaccttatttctttatatgcatatatatataacgcatggctcagtgattagaacaGCGGGTTCactatcatgaggtagtgagttcgattctcgaagcgggctgtgtgttgtgttcttgagcaagacatttatattttacgttattccagttcactcagctgcagaaatgagtcgCGACGTCTCCGGTGCCAAGCAGTATCgacctttgtttttcctttggacaacatcagtggcgtggagagggaagactgctggtctttcataagcAACCTTGCTCAGGCCTTcggaactttttaggtgcaatcccatggcttTTCATGACTGAAGAGATTCCTCTACATGTATTACccaacttctgtgtgtgtgtgtgtaaatgtatatctataacatataaatatatgtacattaatataagagagaagaaaagagagaacgaCAAAGGGGAGATAgaaataagacattttaaaatcAAGAAGTATtgtatgacaaaaaaaaagagttaacAAAACTAAATCTGCCGATATTCAAATTCAAATAATGTTTTATGTGTTGAACGTTTTAACAAACTAAGAGAATTCtttgtttaggaaaatattaaaaagtcagTCAAGTAACTTGATAACATTATTTGTATAATGGGTGCACAACCTGCATTAATTTGAATACTGATTTATCGTTTTCTTCATCTATAATGATCTTATTCAATTATCGAGTTTGTAATTCTAATGACGGAATTAAAAAGTCATGAAATGAAGCTgaataaataacgaaataaataagcacttcaagtttttttttgttgttttattgtatatgtatgtgtgagtgatgtgcatgtgtgtggatgtgtgtgtgtgagagagtgtttgtgtgtgcggggGCGGGGGTAGTGCGCGCGTGCgcgttttttaatgaaattacattatgaaattagagaatatgGAGTTAAATATAAACTGCATGTTAAATACCTATCCAGATGATTAAAAACCTTATATTTTccacttttacctgtttcagcctGCGggttgcggccatactggaccaACGCCATTGTCTAAATGTTACCGGTTAATGTGGTTAGACTTCCTTAAAGGATGATAatctctgtttttgttgtttattttttctatctACGGTAGTTTGTGCTCCTCAGTGTCCTATACAAGCAGGTCTAATAAGCTGGATGATTTTAAGCACTGATCCATGATAGATTTCCGTCGGTGTTAATAAAATTAGCATcagcaatataaataaaaaattaaatgcgcccttttaaagcttagccaggctcatgggcccggtttcaatggcgtatgtgttccccagctggacgggacgccagtccatcgcagcgttactcatttttgccagctgagtggactgaagcaacgtgaaatgaagtgttttgctcaattacacaatgcgtcgcccagtccaagaatcgaaaccacaatcttatgatcatgatgctgacaccctaaccactaagccacacgcctccaccagCAGCAATATAGTGAATTCTATTTAACAAACAACACTATGTCGAACCAGTGAACACTCAACCTCCTATAAAGAGTAACAAAATCAGATTCCCCTAAAATGAGACACTGCTCcctttaaaaaggaaagaaataatggATAAAGCGGTTTTGGATACACTATATTTGGCAATAAAAGATGTGATAGCCATAACTGGAACGTTTTTGATTACAGATCTGCTTTAGAAGACTAAACTCGGGTGCCAAACAATGACATCAGTAAAACTCACCAATTTAGACAACAGCACCACtaatactaccatcaccaacactattaCCTTCATCAAGTCAATGTGGCTTCAGGTTTCTATAAAAGCagttattttcctaaaatctCGCGAAACCGTTTCCCAAGCATGAAGAACGCTTCAGAAATATAGTTCGAAAAAAGAAACGAGATTGTCgtagttggaatgcttttgaccatTGGACTAATCGATCATAATTCACCTAGAAtcaaacaataaagaaaatgtgGCTTCTAGCTTAGATTGTTTATGAGACTCATTCCAATCTAATGTtaagataatatttattataagcctttaaggaggcgcaatggctcagtggttagggcagcgggctcgcgggcagcgggctcgcggtcagaggatcgcggtttcgattcccagaccgggcgttgtgtgtgtttattgagcgaaaacacctaaagctccacgaggtccggttggaggtgatgatgacccctgttgtactctttcgccccaactttctctcactctttcttcctgtttcttgagtaacgctgcgatgaactggcgtcctgtccaactggggggaacacatacgccacagaaaccgggaaaccgggcccatgagcctgattaggcttgaaaagggcctATGAGATAAGTCTTTAAACATTTTGCTGGCTGTGTTCTTTCCTCTTATTTGCTATGTCAGTATTTCCGGGGGCCAAGAAGTTCGATACTCGCATAAAATATGTGACCACGCAACGATTCTTAAAAAAGAACATCCATCCCAGCACGTCGCAACATGctaacgtgtatatatgcatgtgtatatatgcattcgtacAAGTGCGTAAATATAGACATGTGCACAAGGCTGTATAGAAAGACACAAACGTGCAGCAATGTTTAGGAATGTGACGCAGGCATGTATCCAAGTGTTGTGcacgtatatgtgaatatacgttGCAgggatatatgtgcatgtatgtacataagtttatatgcacatacgtacatacgtatgtgcatacaaaTGAACCAGTCCGTGCAAACACATTCTAGTTAGTATTCGAGTGTATTCCACACGGTTCTTAGTCCCAATGTGGGTTTGAGtgtgaatattttataaatgtatgtgaggGTGAAAGCAATCCTGTGGAAActgatatgcgtgtgtatataaggctgcgtatgtttgtatatttagatAATCAAATGCATAGATGCACATATGTTGTGCGCATATCTATGCTTGTATACATTTTCACCAAGAAGTGTGAATAGGCGTACGTCTGTTTTCACATATATACGAACATTCATATAAATGTGGGACGAAAATGGCAATTTTTACACGAAACATTTAACCTCTAGCCGACAGCTAATATCCTTATGAAAATCAAATCTATTTCTACTATTATGTCCTCTTTATTCTATCACTACCTTCCAAGCATATAATATCGACTGACTTTATCGTAAAACCAGTATCATGTGATTTTTTTCCCAGGAAATATCTATGTACTCGATAAATTCCGTGCATGGaaaattttcacaatattttccatatttatgtattatcGATTGTGCTTATCATATCTtccatattaatttaatattgattGACTATATCCGATAGCCACTACGTCATAAAACTTCTTCCCGCAAAAAAAAACTATTGCCCGAAAAAGTCTGCTCATGGAAAATTTTCACGAGATTTTCCATATTTTATGTTTCTAAGTTATTCTCATTAAAAATCAAGCGAAAATTACTCGCCCAAAGGGTACCGCCCTGTCTATGTGGTCACGCTAGTATGCAAAACACGGGTTCTAGTATGTTCACCCTAACATGCAAAACTCAAAACCTAGCATCAAATTCAAACATTCTTCAAAGTTTTCCGTGTATTTTTTCCATAatggggagtatatatatatatgtatgtatgtatatactggctataagtaagcatatatataattgcttacATATAATTTCATTGCTTTATTAATGCGCACAAAAGAAAGGAACCAATCGGTATCAGGTATACTTTTACTTTCTAGAACATTGAGTTAAATCGTATTGTCGTGTAGCAATTTTGTAATTTCTTAATGTATAATTTTAAAGCATTCAATGCTCTTTTTATTCTGTGGTATGCACAGGGTGTAAAGCAACTCATAAGATACCAAACTAAATGTTATATGTACAGTAGAAGGGGGTGATAAAAATGTGATGCTGCTGAAGCATTAGGGCTTGCACAGTCAAAGTTGAAAGCCACAATGAATCAACTTGGCAAAATAAACGTTATCATGTGCAAAATTCCTGTGAGCCTAACTCTTCTAAACTAAAAGACATACAATTATGATAAATATAGTGAAAACGTTTAGTGCTAAGATGTCGAAGCATCAACCACCAATTTGTCATTATCATGTACAAAGTTTAAATTCATttagttgaaacaaatatttatttactgagtGATTAGGTAAACAAATTCCATATATCTCTGGATTTTCCGTTTAATGTCcatataataaaaaacatttgAAGATGTCTTTCATCATTCTTAAAGTACCGgaatggtggaattttgaacAAATAATGGTTTAAAGTTCTGTCACCAAACGCATTTAATCCTAACAACAGTGTGATACAaatatttgctattttttcttcctttgaaaaaataaaacatttccaaAATAGCCCACATTCCCATATATTTAAAGTAAGAGTTGGTGGATGATAACGTCTTTCTCATTATTAGTGATGGAAATTCGAGAGCTGTCTGAATGTCAACGCGTGGTGATTCCTCTTTTATGCTATTTCTATTGATTTGAGATGATTTTCTTCGTCTTTTCAAACCATCATCAAAAAGCAACAAATGTTTGAGCgaaattgattaaataaaaagtacacacacgctcatacaccgGCGGTTCTTGTGTGagagaaaatctcttcatagatAGGGTGTATTAaaaacactatgtatatatatatatgtaaatataaagtgacaattattcggtagccatgataattgtcacatatatttacagataaattcttctatttacaaaatattgaggtcttttgttgtcttatcatttctatcaatatatatatatgtgtgtgtgtgtgtatgcatgtatgtatatcggaGCAAGCCCATCCCAGAAGCGGTCCATACGAACGCCAGGCCTCTTAAAACGTGTGGCCATGAACTCaagttaaaaattattaatatttacatttaaatacccgatttattttacatttcctgTCGTGTGTCTTCCAGTTACTCATTCTTTATTTTGGTTTCTCTATATTCTACAGACGCTGAAAAATTAAACCTATCAATAATGAATAACACTGCACTTGGGAGTTTAAGTCCCAAAAAGGACGTTGTTCCCTCGAATCCTttccaaaagaaagaaataaataaaatctctcTGTCATCTGACCTTGTGAACAGTAATACAGGAAAGTATGCTACCTTACCGACTCGTTACATTCAGCGACCTCAATCCTGCTTTGTGACATCTAAAGATACCTCTTTTAAATCTCTGGATGTCATACTGGAATGCAGCCCACAGAAAGTTAAGATGAAGCAGACGATCAATACAGACGACGTGTCATCCGATATGGCGCAGCTAAAGGCAGCGGCTGCCAGACTTAAGCTTTCAACTAAAAGACCGAGTTATGTAGCTTGGCAAGCTAAGGCTCAGGAAAGGTCGACAATTCTAAAACAGGCGATTAATACTGCTGACTGTCTTACAAAGGAGAGGAAAGCTTGGATTAGCAACACCTTGCGGTGGATCGCACAAGAACTGGTAAgtataaaacaataattaatcTTATATTTCAAATCCGTATTTGTTTCTATTCAAGGCACAAGGATCGAAATttttgtgggagggagccagtcgattagatcgaccactgtacgcaactggtacttattttatagaccccgaaaagatgaaaagcaaagtcgacctcggcagtatttgaactcagaacataaaaacagacggaatacctatttctttactacccacaaggggctaaacacagagaggacaaacaaggacagacaaacggattaagtcgattatatcgacctcagggcgtaactgatacttaatttatcgaccccgaaaggatgaaaggcaaagtcgatctcggcggaatttgaactcagaacgtaacggcagacgaactaccgctgagcatttcatccggcgtgctaacgtttctgccagctcgctgccttcaaatCTGTATTTAGTTATGACAATTAATACTTCTTTTGTAAAGTCGTCTTGATATTTGAACAGAAGTTAAGGCAGTGAGCGGACAGAATTTCAaactttgtgtctatagtagaaaggatattcgAGCAAAAGTTAATTTTGATGTACCAGACAAAGCCTGGATATAATTAAAGAGTTTAGCACTCATTATTGCCAGAAATAAGCTATATGCAACTCCAAAGATTCAGTTCCTAGCAATGCAACAGCgctaatgttttaaaaaaatttaatattactgttgttttaaggtggcgagctggtagaaacgttaagcacgctaGGCGAagtgcatactgaggtcgatcttatcgattggcaccctcccccaaaattacgggccttgtgcctagagcagtaaagaatatttaagaaacatttaatattgttgttttaaggcggcgagctgacagaaacgtttgcacgccgggcgaaatgcgtagccgtaatttcgtctgccgttacgttgtgagttcaaattccgccgaggtcgactttgcttttcatcctttcgaggtcgataaattaagtatcagttacgcactggggtcgatataatcgacttgatccgtttgtctgtccttgtttgtctcctctgtgtgtagccccttgtgggcagtaaagaaataggtatttcgtctgtctttacgttctgagttcaaattccgctgaggtcgactttgcctttcatcctttcggggccgataaattaagtaccagttgcgtacaggggccgatctaatcgatagcacccctccccaaaaatttcagcccttgtgcctagaatagaaaagaatattattggtGTTTTATCCCAAGTCAACCCTAATTAAACAGACTTATGATAAAatacattccagccgtgaccgaCATTTTTTTCATCTATGCACAGTAAACTTAGAAGCACATTATCCAACGCGTGCTTCCTTTCTAAAACAGCTGCGATGGTATGGTTCGAGGAATATTTTGGCTACTATTCTAGCAAAACAAACAGACACCATAGAAGCTTCCTGTGTTGGTTCGTCGATACCCTTTCTATGGAAAACGATTCATCTCCTATTTACAACTTTATACATTTTGCTTGCTCCAAATTGCtactattattaaataaaattatatggaCTTTACAACATCTCATTTAACTCTTCCATAATCACGTCTTTCGAACCTCCTCGTATTCGTTTGACCAGctagattgctagaaatagcaatcatgaAGCATCAAACTACTTCCTCCACATCGAATAATGCTGTCCGAGTTATGATTTTCCTGAAgattttccagccatgaccatgccTTCGTCTCATACCTATTTTCTATCAGGGTTGACCCTTATGAGAAAGCCTCTACTTTGTGACTCATTTTAGTCATAAGAACAGCCAAAACCTTCTCATATTATGCCCTATTACTGCTTAGAAAATGTTatcacattgaataatataattgTCTATGAACTGTTCCAtggaagatgggatggtca encodes:
- the LOC115209476 gene encoding protein FAM167B — protein: MNNTALGSLSPKKDVVPSNPFQKKEINKISLSSDLVNSNTGKYATLPTRYIQRPQSCFVTSKDTSFKSLDVILECSPQKVKMKQTINTDDVSSDMAQLKAAAARLKLSTKRPSYVAWQAKAQERSTILKQAINTADCLTKERKAWISNTLRWIAQELADMRSQDQHLARQLLCIRQDIQQIKLDKSCEVHQDMLADVELEMEELEELAEICDQLPPDPGLLDNPLRHIGVTRMNISRRRFSTC